One segment of Balaenoptera ricei isolate mBalRic1 chromosome 8, mBalRic1.hap2, whole genome shotgun sequence DNA contains the following:
- the B3GAT3 gene encoding galactosylgalactosylxylosylprotein 3-beta-glucuronosyltransferase 3 isoform X1, producing the protein MKLKLKNVFLAYFLVSIAGLLYALVQFGQPCDCLSPLRAAAEQLRQKDLRISQLQADLRRPPPAPAQPPEPEALPTIYVVTPTYARLVQKAELVRLSQTLSLVPRLHWLLVEDAEGPTPLVSGLLAASGLLFTHLAVLTPKAQRLREGEPGWVRPRGVEQRNRALDWLRSRGGAVAGEKDPPPPGTRGVVYFADDDNTYSRELFEEMRWTRGVSVWPVGLVGGLRFEGPRVQDGRVVGFHTAWEPNRPFPVDMAGFAVSLPLLLAKPNARFDATAPRGHLESSLLSHLVDPKDLEPRAANCTRVLVWHTRTEKPKMKQEEQLQRQGRGSDPAVEV; encoded by the exons ATGAAGCTGAAGCTGAAGAACGTGTTCCTCGCCTACTTCCTGGTGTCGATCGCCGGCCTCCTCTACGCGCTGGTGCAGTTCG GCCAGCCATGTGACTGCCTCTCTCCCCTGCGGGCAGCAGCAGAGCAGCTTCGGCAGAAGGATCTGAGGATTTCCCAGCTGCAAGCCGATCTCCGccgcccaccccctgcccctgcccagccccctgaACCTGAGGCTCTGCCTACTATCTATGTTGTTACCCCCACCTATGCCAG GCTGGTGCAGAAGGCGGAGCTGGTGCGGCTGTCCCAGACCTTaagcctggtgccccggctgcactGGCTGCTGGTAGAGGATGCTGAGGGCCCCACCCCATTGGTCTCGGGGCTGCTGGCTGCCTCTGGCCTCCTCTTCACACACCTGGCAGTCCTCACCCCCAAGGCCCAGCGACTCCGGGAGGGCGAGCCAGGCTGGGTTCGGCCCCGAGGTGTAGAGCAACGGAACAGGGCCCTGGACTGGCTCCGGAGCAGAGGGGGTGCTGTGGCGGGAGAGAAGGATCCACCCCCACCAGGCACCCGGGGAGTTGTGTACTTTGCTGACGATGACAACACCTACAGCCGGGAGCTCTTCGAGGAG ATGCGCTGGACCCGTGGAGTCTCAGTGTGGCCAGTGGGGCTGGTGGGCGGCCTGCGATTCGAGGGCCCTCGCGTACAGGATGGCCGGGTTGTGGGCTTCCACACGGCATGGGAGCCCAATAGGCCCTTCCCAGTGGATATGGCGGGATTTGCTGTCTCCCTGCCCTTGCTGTTGGCTAAACCCAACGCCCGGTTTGATGCCACTGCTCCTCGGGGCCACCTGGAGAGCAGTCTCCTGAGCCACCTTGTAGATCCCAAGGACCTGGAGCCGCGGGCTGCCAACTGCACTCGG GTTCTGGTGTGGCATACGCGGACAGAGAAGCCCAAGATGAAGCAGGAGGAGCAGCTACAGCGGCAGGGCCGAGGCTCAGACCCAGCTGTCGAGGTGTGA
- the B3GAT3 gene encoding galactosylgalactosylxylosylprotein 3-beta-glucuronosyltransferase 3 isoform X3, translating into MKLKLKNVFLAYFLVSIAGLLYALVQFAEQLRQKDLRISQLQADLRRPPPAPAQPPEPEALPTIYVVTPTYARLVQKAELVRLSQTLSLVPRLHWLLVEDAEGPTPLVSGLLAASGLLFTHLAVLTPKAQRLREGEPGWVRPRGVEQRNRALDWLRSRGGAVAGEKDPPPPGTRGVVYFADDDNTYSRELFEEMRWTRGVSVWPVGLVGGLRFEGPRVQDGRVVGFHTAWEPNRPFPVDMAGFAVSLPLLLAKPNARFDATAPRGHLESSLLSHLVDPKDLEPRAANCTRVLVWHTRTEKPKMKQEEQLQRQGRGSDPAVEV; encoded by the exons ATGAAGCTGAAGCTGAAGAACGTGTTCCTCGCCTACTTCCTGGTGTCGATCGCCGGCCTCCTCTACGCGCTGGTGCAGTTCG CAGAGCAGCTTCGGCAGAAGGATCTGAGGATTTCCCAGCTGCAAGCCGATCTCCGccgcccaccccctgcccctgcccagccccctgaACCTGAGGCTCTGCCTACTATCTATGTTGTTACCCCCACCTATGCCAG GCTGGTGCAGAAGGCGGAGCTGGTGCGGCTGTCCCAGACCTTaagcctggtgccccggctgcactGGCTGCTGGTAGAGGATGCTGAGGGCCCCACCCCATTGGTCTCGGGGCTGCTGGCTGCCTCTGGCCTCCTCTTCACACACCTGGCAGTCCTCACCCCCAAGGCCCAGCGACTCCGGGAGGGCGAGCCAGGCTGGGTTCGGCCCCGAGGTGTAGAGCAACGGAACAGGGCCCTGGACTGGCTCCGGAGCAGAGGGGGTGCTGTGGCGGGAGAGAAGGATCCACCCCCACCAGGCACCCGGGGAGTTGTGTACTTTGCTGACGATGACAACACCTACAGCCGGGAGCTCTTCGAGGAG ATGCGCTGGACCCGTGGAGTCTCAGTGTGGCCAGTGGGGCTGGTGGGCGGCCTGCGATTCGAGGGCCCTCGCGTACAGGATGGCCGGGTTGTGGGCTTCCACACGGCATGGGAGCCCAATAGGCCCTTCCCAGTGGATATGGCGGGATTTGCTGTCTCCCTGCCCTTGCTGTTGGCTAAACCCAACGCCCGGTTTGATGCCACTGCTCCTCGGGGCCACCTGGAGAGCAGTCTCCTGAGCCACCTTGTAGATCCCAAGGACCTGGAGCCGCGGGCTGCCAACTGCACTCGG GTTCTGGTGTGGCATACGCGGACAGAGAAGCCCAAGATGAAGCAGGAGGAGCAGCTACAGCGGCAGGGCCGAGGCTCAGACCCAGCTGTCGAGGTGTGA
- the B3GAT3 gene encoding galactosylgalactosylxylosylprotein 3-beta-glucuronosyltransferase 3 isoform X2, with product MKLKLKNVFLAYFLVSIAGLLYALVQFAAEQLRQKDLRISQLQADLRRPPPAPAQPPEPEALPTIYVVTPTYARLVQKAELVRLSQTLSLVPRLHWLLVEDAEGPTPLVSGLLAASGLLFTHLAVLTPKAQRLREGEPGWVRPRGVEQRNRALDWLRSRGGAVAGEKDPPPPGTRGVVYFADDDNTYSRELFEEMRWTRGVSVWPVGLVGGLRFEGPRVQDGRVVGFHTAWEPNRPFPVDMAGFAVSLPLLLAKPNARFDATAPRGHLESSLLSHLVDPKDLEPRAANCTRVLVWHTRTEKPKMKQEEQLQRQGRGSDPAVEV from the exons ATGAAGCTGAAGCTGAAGAACGTGTTCCTCGCCTACTTCCTGGTGTCGATCGCCGGCCTCCTCTACGCGCTGGTGCAGTTCG CAGCAGAGCAGCTTCGGCAGAAGGATCTGAGGATTTCCCAGCTGCAAGCCGATCTCCGccgcccaccccctgcccctgcccagccccctgaACCTGAGGCTCTGCCTACTATCTATGTTGTTACCCCCACCTATGCCAG GCTGGTGCAGAAGGCGGAGCTGGTGCGGCTGTCCCAGACCTTaagcctggtgccccggctgcactGGCTGCTGGTAGAGGATGCTGAGGGCCCCACCCCATTGGTCTCGGGGCTGCTGGCTGCCTCTGGCCTCCTCTTCACACACCTGGCAGTCCTCACCCCCAAGGCCCAGCGACTCCGGGAGGGCGAGCCAGGCTGGGTTCGGCCCCGAGGTGTAGAGCAACGGAACAGGGCCCTGGACTGGCTCCGGAGCAGAGGGGGTGCTGTGGCGGGAGAGAAGGATCCACCCCCACCAGGCACCCGGGGAGTTGTGTACTTTGCTGACGATGACAACACCTACAGCCGGGAGCTCTTCGAGGAG ATGCGCTGGACCCGTGGAGTCTCAGTGTGGCCAGTGGGGCTGGTGGGCGGCCTGCGATTCGAGGGCCCTCGCGTACAGGATGGCCGGGTTGTGGGCTTCCACACGGCATGGGAGCCCAATAGGCCCTTCCCAGTGGATATGGCGGGATTTGCTGTCTCCCTGCCCTTGCTGTTGGCTAAACCCAACGCCCGGTTTGATGCCACTGCTCCTCGGGGCCACCTGGAGAGCAGTCTCCTGAGCCACCTTGTAGATCCCAAGGACCTGGAGCCGCGGGCTGCCAACTGCACTCGG GTTCTGGTGTGGCATACGCGGACAGAGAAGCCCAAGATGAAGCAGGAGGAGCAGCTACAGCGGCAGGGCCGAGGCTCAGACCCAGCTGTCGAGGTGTGA